From candidate division TA06 bacterium, the proteins below share one genomic window:
- a CDS encoding ROK family protein — MRERAEAFVGVDFGATNIRAGLVDKEGRILKRAHSRTYASQGKEKVFSRIIKLVQNLGQNDRVDVGIACPGPVDGSTGIIFDPPNLPGWKKVRLKEELEERLDTRVHVENDANMVAYGEWEFGAGKGVNNLLCLTLGTGVGSGLVLDGSLYTGANGFAAELGHTIVEPNGPQCRCGARGCLESLVGAKSIEAEVERAIASGQETILTQGNDEMTVSRISSAAAKGDSLSRKVLEKAGFYVGIAVCNAVALLDVEMVIVGGGISKAGPLIIEPIRKAVSSNLIGRRLRTLEIVGSQLGDDAGILGISAYSRASGASK; from the coding sequence GTGAGAGAACGGGCCGAAGCGTTTGTGGGGGTGGACTTTGGCGCCACCAACATAAGGGCGGGCCTGGTCGACAAAGAAGGTCGGATCCTGAAACGCGCTCACTCCAGGACCTATGCGTCACAGGGGAAAGAAAAAGTCTTTTCACGGATTATCAAATTGGTACAGAATTTGGGGCAAAATGACAGGGTGGATGTTGGTATTGCGTGCCCTGGTCCGGTAGATGGCTCAACAGGAATCATATTTGACCCACCAAATCTTCCCGGATGGAAGAAGGTTCGCCTGAAGGAGGAGCTTGAGGAGAGATTGGACACAAGGGTCCATGTGGAGAACGACGCCAACATGGTTGCGTATGGGGAGTGGGAGTTCGGTGCCGGGAAGGGAGTGAACAATCTACTCTGTCTCACGCTGGGAACAGGAGTTGGCAGTGGACTGGTGCTTGATGGAAGCCTCTACACAGGCGCGAATGGGTTTGCGGCTGAATTGGGCCATACAATAGTGGAGCCGAATGGGCCTCAGTGCAGGTGCGGCGCCAGAGGTTGTCTGGAATCACTTGTTGGTGCAAAAAGCATTGAGGCAGAGGTTGAACGTGCCATTGCATCCGGCCAGGAGACGATTTTGACACAGGGAAATGACGAAATGACCGTATCCCGTATCAGTTCTGCGGCGGCAAAGGGAGACTCACTTTCAAGGAAGGTCCTGGAAAAGGCAGGCTTCTATGTGGGCATTGCCGTTTGCAATGCAGTTGCACTGCTTGATGTAGAAATGGTGATCGTGGGAGGTGGAATCTCAAAAGCTGGTCCACTCATTATTGAGCCCATCCGAAAAGCCGTCTCCTCTAACCTCATCGGCCGTCGCCTGCGCACTTTGGAGATAGTAGGTTCACAACTGGGCGACGATGCAGGTATCCTGGGGATTTCCGCTTACTCAAGGGCTTCTGGAGCCTCAAAGTAG
- a CDS encoding Gfo/Idh/MocA family oxidoreductase: MTRCALIGYGYWGPNLARNLYDKRDCDLRYICDMDEERLKKAKDKYPLVDITRFSSTVFEDDEIQAVFVATPIASHFEVAREALLSGKDVFVEKPIANNTKDAEELIKLAEKGKNVLMVGHTFEYSPPVLKVKELLDKGELGDILFISSIRVNLGIHQKDVSVIWDLASHDISILIYWLGEEPSSMKVLGRGCVLSAVPDVAFLSMDFPSNVIANVEVSWLSPTKLRRTTVVGTKKMLIYDDTEHLEKIRVFDKGVVFKEPKDFGEFQLTYRTGDVISPLLENFEPLQAEVSHFLDCVKERRRPRTDGECGLRVVRALEMAEMSLKRGE, translated from the coding sequence ATGACAAGGTGTGCACTGATAGGTTACGGTTACTGGGGGCCGAATCTGGCCCGGAACCTTTACGACAAACGTGACTGCGACTTGAGATATATCTGCGACATGGATGAAGAGAGGTTGAAAAAGGCCAAAGATAAGTATCCTCTCGTTGATATTACTAGATTCAGCAGTACTGTTTTTGAGGACGATGAGATTCAAGCAGTGTTTGTAGCGACTCCAATAGCCAGCCACTTTGAGGTTGCCAGAGAAGCCCTCTTGAGCGGCAAAGATGTGTTTGTGGAAAAGCCTATAGCAAATAACACAAAGGATGCAGAAGAGCTGATAAAGCTGGCTGAGAAGGGCAAAAATGTTTTGATGGTGGGCCACACCTTTGAGTACAGTCCTCCTGTGTTAAAGGTTAAGGAGCTTCTCGACAAGGGGGAACTCGGTGATATCCTGTTCATCAGCAGCATCCGCGTGAACCTCGGGATACATCAGAAGGACGTGAGCGTAATCTGGGACCTGGCCTCACATGATATCTCTATTCTTATCTACTGGCTGGGAGAGGAACCCTCCTCAATGAAGGTGCTGGGGAGGGGATGCGTTTTGTCCGCGGTCCCAGACGTTGCGTTCTTGAGTATGGATTTCCCTTCTAATGTGATAGCCAACGTTGAGGTGAGCTGGCTTTCTCCAACGAAACTGAGAAGAACCACAGTAGTGGGTACAAAGAAGATGTTGATCTATGACGATACCGAGCATCTTGAGAAGATAAGGGTTTTTGACAAGGGAGTTGTATTCAAGGAGCCCAAAGATTTTGGAGAGTTCCAGCTAACCTACAGAACCGGAGATGTGATATCTCCCCTGTTGGAAAACTTCGAACCCCTCCAGGCAGAGGTGAGCCACTTTCTGGATTGCGTGAAAGAGCGGAGAAGACCAAGGACAGACGGCGAATGTGGCCTGCGCGTGGTGAGGGCACTGGAGATGGCTGAGATGTCCTTGAAGCGTGGGGAGTAG
- a CDS encoding glycosyltransferase, with the protein MERHVEELATRLVHRGHRVTVYCRRHYVDEDSDFKGIKRVVQRTVRQKHLEMIAHTGVSLLDLLTNRKMDVIHFQSVDPGILSFLVKLRARIVVTSHGTAYRQEKWGRTAKSLSLLAERFYARVPQARIAVSKTLTEYYGRRYGCDVSYIPNGVSLPGKVRDDRLSAFSLANGEYILFVGRLIRIKGCHHLIEAYRKLDTTKSLAIVGGSSYSSDYVRQLKRHESDRIRFLDFRFGEELRQLIANCYMFAVPSEGEGLSISLLEGMAAARPVVCSDIPENIEVADGCSLPFRCGDVDDLAEKMNHLLNQPHLAKKLGEAGREKVRDEYDWEKIADATDRVYSGLFR; encoded by the coding sequence GTGGAGAGACACGTCGAGGAACTCGCCACCAGACTCGTGCACAGGGGACACAGGGTTACTGTGTATTGCCGACGGCACTATGTGGACGAAGACTCGGACTTCAAGGGGATCAAAAGGGTGGTTCAACGGACGGTAAGGCAGAAACATCTGGAAATGATAGCGCATACAGGGGTGTCTCTTTTGGATTTGCTCACAAACAGGAAAATGGATGTTATTCATTTTCAGAGTGTGGATCCCGGAATACTCTCTTTCTTGGTCAAACTGAGAGCAAGAATTGTGGTCACCTCGCATGGGACGGCCTATAGGCAGGAGAAATGGGGCAGGACTGCAAAGTCTTTATCCTTACTTGCCGAGAGATTCTATGCCAGAGTACCACAGGCCAGAATCGCGGTATCCAAAACTCTAACAGAATATTATGGACGGAGATACGGTTGTGATGTATCATATATACCTAATGGTGTAAGTCTTCCAGGCAAAGTCAGAGACGATAGGCTTTCGGCCTTTTCGTTGGCGAATGGCGAGTATATTCTCTTTGTGGGGAGACTCATACGAATCAAAGGTTGTCATCACTTGATTGAAGCATACAGGAAGCTGGATACTACCAAGAGTCTGGCCATAGTTGGAGGATCAAGCTATAGCAGTGACTATGTTCGACAACTGAAACGCCACGAGAGTGACCGTATTCGATTTCTCGATTTCAGGTTCGGCGAGGAACTCCGACAACTGATAGCCAACTGTTACATGTTTGCGGTGCCATCAGAGGGCGAGGGGCTCTCTATATCTCTTCTTGAGGGTATGGCCGCAGCGAGACCTGTAGTATGCAGCGACATACCGGAAAATATCGAAGTTGCTGATGGTTGCAGTCTTCCCTTCAGATGTGGCGATGTTGATGATCTGGCGGAGAAGATGAACCATCTCCTCAATCAGCCGCATCTTGCAAAGAAGCTGGGAGAGGCGGGAAGAGAGAAGGTGAGGGATGAGTACGATTGGGAGAAGATCGCGGATGCAACCGACCGTGTGTATTCAGGCCTTTTTCGGTGA
- a CDS encoding glycosyltransferase, producing the protein MHKRKRILMLVNWQLRYSKEDIPSEQPSNKVVEGMRYWFFRHWDDEELKVDVVDFTRLFGVHTIERRFLKFYVSQALRVLPDLEGYDLILSHSAQSGVFLALLKALLGKRTPPHIIIDPGSFNGGREKVLELLPIRMSLSSVTGVIGHSSSQVPFYTHTLCLTPDRFKIVHVGVDTEFYCPSESKSSDDYVVCVGYMKRDWNTLLRAWRQIEPGSELLIVGRVGLDDGMARVKCMPYVSRSRLKEVISRARFVVIPLPYHTYSFGQMSLLIAQALGKAVIATRVPGLLDYVEEGKTALFVNPYDIHDMKKKIHFLLSSREAVNELAREARKTVVSKYSERQMALGLRDAVDELCRSK; encoded by the coding sequence ATGCATAAGCGTAAAAGGATATTGATGCTGGTGAACTGGCAGCTTCGGTACTCAAAGGAAGACATTCCAAGTGAGCAACCATCAAATAAGGTTGTGGAGGGGATGAGGTACTGGTTTTTCAGACACTGGGATGATGAGGAACTGAAGGTAGATGTGGTTGATTTCACCAGGCTATTTGGTGTCCATACCATTGAGAGACGGTTCTTGAAGTTCTATGTATCCCAAGCTCTGCGTGTCCTTCCTGACCTTGAAGGGTACGATCTCATCCTATCTCACAGTGCCCAAAGTGGAGTTTTTCTTGCGCTGTTGAAAGCGCTTCTGGGAAAAAGAACTCCTCCTCACATCATAATCGACCCTGGCTCATTTAATGGTGGCCGTGAAAAAGTCCTGGAACTTCTACCCATACGCATGAGCCTCTCTTCTGTCACGGGCGTTATCGGCCATTCCAGCAGCCAGGTGCCATTCTATACGCATACGCTCTGTTTGACTCCTGATCGGTTCAAGATAGTGCATGTGGGTGTGGATACAGAGTTCTACTGTCCGAGCGAATCCAAGTCTTCCGATGACTATGTGGTTTGCGTGGGCTATATGAAGCGGGATTGGAATACCCTCCTGCGAGCGTGGAGGCAGATAGAGCCGGGCTCTGAACTGTTGATCGTAGGAAGAGTAGGTCTTGATGACGGGATGGCGCGTGTTAAGTGCATGCCCTATGTGTCGAGGTCCAGACTAAAAGAGGTTATCTCAAGGGCAAGGTTTGTGGTGATCCCGCTGCCTTACCATACATACTCTTTCGGGCAGATGAGCCTGCTCATAGCTCAGGCTCTGGGAAAGGCCGTCATAGCAACCAGAGTGCCCGGGCTTCTGGATTACGTGGAGGAGGGAAAAACAGCCCTTTTTGTTAACCCTTACGATATCCACGACATGAAGAAGAAGATCCATTTTCTGCTCTCAAGTAGAGAGGCAGTGAATGAACTGGCAAGAGAAGCCAGAAAGACTGTCGTCTCTAAGTATAGTGAAAGGCAGATGGCTTTGGGACTGAGGGACGCAGTAGATGAACTCTGTAGGAGCAAATAG
- a CDS encoding sugar transferase — MGSRGVTLAKRKERAARNQKIILIIFDLLAVSLAFSLGRWFISVLHPFGRYMAPFGSLHLLGLVFTALAWLYIGRLQGLYDEHTYVGRLTQVPPIVRTILLGMFVPFAYDYITKTDIFVERRSVPLAIAGLALFFFFSFRLILFRSIYGMMLRRGHWGNRVIVLGQGEVGKRIAARIVGSDSMRLTFVGFVDFRMEEIEATTDLVRDAIRGKNADEVVVAVHGLSHQQMLDIGDSCGNGGVRVSFVSDLFETLSKRVDLSKIEGVPLLQLTSNRRGLLSCASKRLLDIAGSVLLLLILSPLLVLCAVIIKRSSSGPALFRQRRVGLDGKEFILYKFRTMHEKADLEENENMHKSFVTELIRNGSAKRSSYKIVRDPRVTSVGLWLRKYSLDELPQLFNVLKGEMSLVGPRPPLPYELESYENWHKRRLSVRPGITGLWQVSGRSEVPFDEMVMLDLYYVGYRSMWMDISLLLKTLPAVVTTKGAY; from the coding sequence GTGGGGAGTAGAGGTGTAACTTTGGCCAAAAGGAAAGAGCGAGCTGCCAGGAATCAGAAGATAATACTCATCATTTTTGATCTCCTGGCCGTTTCCCTGGCTTTTTCGCTTGGCCGATGGTTCATAAGTGTCCTCCATCCCTTCGGCCGTTATATGGCGCCCTTTGGCTCGTTGCATCTCCTTGGTCTGGTTTTCACAGCTCTGGCATGGTTGTACATAGGCAGACTTCAGGGCCTGTACGACGAGCACACCTATGTGGGCCGACTTACCCAGGTCCCGCCCATAGTGAGGACGATTCTGCTGGGTATGTTTGTTCCTTTTGCGTACGACTACATCACCAAGACCGACATCTTTGTGGAGAGAAGATCAGTTCCTCTGGCGATCGCCGGTCTGGCTCTCTTCTTCTTTTTCTCTTTCAGGCTCATTCTGTTCAGGTCAATTTACGGTATGATGCTCAGACGGGGGCATTGGGGCAACAGAGTTATTGTTCTTGGGCAGGGGGAAGTGGGTAAGAGGATAGCGGCAAGGATAGTCGGGTCGGATTCCATGAGGCTGACTTTCGTGGGGTTTGTTGACTTCAGGATGGAGGAAATCGAGGCGACGACTGATCTCGTAAGAGACGCCATACGGGGCAAGAATGCAGATGAGGTCGTGGTTGCCGTGCACGGTCTTTCCCATCAGCAGATGCTTGACATAGGGGACTCCTGTGGCAACGGTGGTGTCAGGGTCAGTTTTGTCTCTGATCTTTTCGAGACGCTGTCCAAGAGGGTGGATCTGAGCAAAATTGAAGGGGTGCCTCTTCTTCAGCTAACAAGCAACAGAAGGGGGTTACTGAGCTGCGCCTCGAAGAGACTCCTGGACATTGCAGGATCAGTTCTTCTTCTTCTCATTCTTTCTCCGCTTTTGGTTCTGTGTGCTGTCATTATCAAAAGAAGTTCTTCTGGACCTGCCCTGTTCAGGCAGAGGAGAGTTGGATTGGACGGGAAGGAGTTTATTCTATATAAGTTCAGGACCATGCATGAAAAGGCCGATCTGGAAGAGAATGAGAACATGCATAAGAGTTTTGTGACGGAGTTGATAAGAAATGGTTCTGCGAAACGTTCATCATACAAGATTGTGAGAGATCCGAGAGTGACCAGTGTGGGCCTGTGGCTGAGGAAATACAGCCTCGACGAACTTCCTCAGCTTTTCAATGTTCTAAAAGGGGAGATGAGCCTGGTAGGACCCAGGCCCCCACTCCCTTATGAGTTGGAATCGTACGAGAACTGGCACAAAAGAAGGCTTTCTGTCAGACCCGGGATTACCGGATTGTGGCAGGTTTCGGGCAGAAGCGAGGTTCCATTCGACGAGATGGTAATGCTGGATCTCTACTATGTTGGGTACAGGTCAATGTGGATGGACATATCCCTCTTGTTGAAGACCCTTCCAGCTGTGGTTACCACCAAAGGTGCATACTAG
- a CDS encoding glycosyltransferase family 1 protein — protein sequence MNILIVTQSFYPDVDGGSGTFIFELGKRLVQRGHKTAIIGARMNHSLSVRGQLEGMSVLRYGNPLLGTILPWSLTSPFLAHSAAKSLSESIHFDVVWCHHYFPGLGGLLFAKQKGIPGLFTYHASRYLEWSTRAGQPRRFNSKLSRVVFRWWADRAYSSFARVVEGKCLEESESITVLSGFSQRQLESLHPGSVSKVRIIPGGVDTERFKPVVDRNALRRSLGLPLEGFLVLTVRRLIARMGLENLMDAMPIVLEGNPQTYLLIGGRGYLYESLRNRAVRLGIEHRVKVLGYIDDGLLPKYYAASDLFVLPTLSLEGFGMVTLEALASGTPVLATAAGASPEILSRLDSRLILERLEPQHIAKQILEFISMEGREELGKRCRAFARENYGMDMITGQIEEAMEEVRDYA from the coding sequence GTGAACATACTCATTGTGACGCAATCCTTCTACCCTGACGTTGATGGCGGGAGCGGCACGTTCATATTTGAGTTGGGGAAGAGGCTTGTACAAAGAGGGCACAAGACTGCCATCATCGGGGCAAGAATGAATCATAGTCTTAGTGTGAGAGGCCAACTGGAAGGGATGTCTGTCTTGAGGTACGGAAATCCACTGTTGGGAACTATCCTACCGTGGTCGCTTACCAGTCCTTTTCTTGCCCACTCTGCTGCCAAGAGCCTTTCTGAGTCGATTCACTTTGATGTGGTCTGGTGCCACCACTACTTTCCAGGTCTGGGAGGTCTTTTGTTTGCAAAACAGAAGGGGATACCAGGCCTTTTCACCTATCATGCCTCGCGCTATCTTGAATGGAGTACCAGGGCGGGGCAGCCAAGGAGATTCAACTCAAAGTTGTCCAGGGTTGTTTTTAGGTGGTGGGCAGATAGAGCCTACTCCTCTTTTGCTCGCGTTGTTGAGGGTAAGTGTCTTGAGGAATCCGAGAGCATTACGGTTCTGAGCGGGTTTTCTCAGAGACAGCTTGAGAGCCTTCATCCCGGAAGCGTCTCCAAGGTGAGGATCATTCCCGGAGGCGTAGATACTGAAAGGTTCAAACCTGTTGTCGACAGGAACGCGCTCAGGAGAAGTCTTGGACTTCCGCTGGAGGGTTTCCTCGTGCTGACAGTCCGCAGGCTCATAGCCAGGATGGGCCTGGAGAACCTCATGGATGCAATGCCTATTGTGCTTGAGGGGAATCCCCAAACGTATCTTCTGATTGGAGGCAGGGGTTATCTCTACGAGAGTCTCAGGAATAGAGCAGTGCGCCTTGGGATTGAGCACCGGGTGAAGGTGCTCGGATACATTGACGATGGGCTTCTACCGAAGTACTATGCCGCTTCAGACCTGTTTGTGCTGCCAACGCTTTCTCTTGAAGGGTTTGGGATGGTCACCCTGGAAGCTCTCGCATCAGGAACTCCAGTCCTTGCCACTGCTGCTGGTGCCAGCCCTGAAATCCTGAGCAGGCTTGATTCGAGGCTTATTCTCGAAAGGCTGGAGCCTCAACACATAGCCAAGCAGATTCTAGAATTCATAAGCATGGAAGGGCGTGAAGAGCTTGGAAAGAGGTGCAGAGCCTTTGCCAGAGAGAACTATGGAATGGACATGATCACAGGCCAGATTGAAGAAGCCATGGAAGAAGTGCGGGACTATGCATAA
- a CDS encoding radical SAM protein codes for MSFPVDALLAVTYRCNARCVMCNIWQTPMQDDLSPAEWANMPASLKDINISGGEPFLRDDLPEIVSVVKGKCPGAKLIISTNGIAVKRIERSMERIVHIDPRIGVGISIDGIGEVHDRTRGLKGAYEKAIQTLQVLKKLGIKNLRIAFTAVEDNIDQMKDVYDLSRRLEVEFSCVVAHDSDVYFKTSGLRLNSLGCLKEQLNLVALSELKTFVPKRLLRSYFYSGLYGLVENGKRVLPCLAGEASFFLDPTGELYACNVLNSSMGNIRGEPFAKLWNSQKAAQVREKVANCRKPCWMMCSARSSIKKHPARVGLWILKNKTGIYLGKRSII; via the coding sequence ATGAGTTTTCCTGTTGATGCTTTGTTGGCAGTTACATACCGCTGCAATGCTCGCTGCGTCATGTGCAACATCTGGCAGACTCCTATGCAGGATGACCTGTCGCCCGCGGAGTGGGCGAATATGCCAGCCAGCCTGAAGGACATAAATATCAGTGGAGGTGAACCCTTCCTGAGAGACGATCTTCCGGAAATAGTAAGCGTGGTGAAAGGGAAATGCCCTGGAGCCAAGCTCATAATCTCCACAAATGGCATTGCCGTGAAAAGAATTGAGCGGTCTATGGAAAGAATCGTCCACATTGACCCGAGAATTGGCGTCGGTATTTCAATTGATGGCATCGGAGAAGTCCATGATAGAACAAGAGGCCTCAAGGGCGCATATGAAAAGGCGATTCAGACCCTGCAAGTCTTGAAAAAGTTGGGGATTAAGAACTTAAGAATCGCGTTCACAGCCGTAGAGGATAACATCGATCAGATGAAGGATGTCTATGACCTTTCCCGGAGGCTGGAAGTGGAGTTCAGTTGCGTGGTAGCACATGATTCTGATGTCTATTTCAAAACGTCAGGCCTCAGATTGAACTCTCTTGGCTGTTTGAAAGAACAGTTGAACCTTGTGGCGTTGAGTGAACTCAAGACTTTTGTGCCCAAGAGGCTCCTCAGGTCTTACTTCTACAGTGGACTATACGGGCTTGTTGAGAATGGGAAGAGAGTTCTTCCCTGTTTGGCAGGGGAGGCAAGTTTTTTCCTGGATCCCACCGGCGAGCTTTACGCGTGTAATGTCCTCAATTCGAGCATGGGAAATATCAGAGGTGAACCATTCGCCAAATTGTGGAACTCTCAGAAGGCGGCCCAGGTCCGAGAAAAGGTAGCAAACTGCAGAAAACCATGCTGGATGATGTGTTCTGCACGGTCTTCCATCAAGAAACATCCTGCAAGAGTTGGACTCTGGATACTGAAGAATAAGACAGGGATTTATCTCGGCAAGAGGAGCATAATCTGA
- a CDS encoding glycosyltransferase family 1 protein produces the protein MRILLCNTYLYRRGGAEVSFFELAELLVAKGHEVVFFGMEDPKNEVSDGSGYFVSNLEFDDYRPHNVLWNARALGRVLYSTEAASKVRRLVQKSVPDLVYVNNIAHHISPSILDVFKEFRLPVMMSVRDYKIICPNSVLLDRSGICERCKGEKYYNSLIHRCKRNSLIPSAVACLEAYLHRHRRTYDSVRAFLAPSQFCKKKLVEFGMDREKIFVVPNFISPEDFGSKDTSSEPFCVYFGRLSKEKGLKVLIEAAKVCGHELLIIGDGELKSSLVRYAEELGAGNVSFRDGMGFDELMTTVGASLFTVFPSLCYETFGRSILESFAVGKPVVASRIGAVKELVDDGVDGLLCEPGDCEELAEKMSSMFSSKQATEKMGRNGRAKALSRFTPENQYQHLMHVWERIKP, from the coding sequence ATGAGAATTCTTCTCTGCAATACGTATCTTTATAGAAGAGGTGGAGCCGAGGTTTCCTTTTTCGAACTTGCGGAACTGTTAGTTGCAAAAGGGCACGAAGTTGTCTTCTTTGGAATGGAAGATCCGAAAAACGAGGTTTCTGACGGCTCAGGCTACTTCGTGAGCAACCTTGAGTTTGACGATTACAGACCGCACAATGTGTTGTGGAATGCCAGAGCCCTCGGGCGAGTGCTCTATTCAACTGAGGCTGCGAGTAAAGTGAGGAGACTGGTTCAAAAAAGTGTACCCGATCTTGTGTATGTGAACAACATAGCTCATCACATATCACCATCAATACTCGATGTATTCAAGGAGTTCAGGCTTCCGGTTATGATGTCTGTCCGGGATTACAAGATTATCTGCCCAAACAGCGTACTGCTCGATAGATCCGGAATCTGCGAGAGGTGTAAAGGGGAAAAGTACTACAACTCGTTGATTCACAGGTGCAAGAGAAACTCTCTTATTCCCAGCGCCGTAGCCTGCTTGGAGGCGTATTTGCACCGCCACAGAAGGACCTACGATTCGGTCAGAGCCTTCCTAGCCCCAAGCCAGTTCTGTAAGAAGAAACTGGTTGAGTTCGGGATGGATAGGGAAAAGATATTTGTCGTTCCCAACTTCATCAGCCCGGAGGACTTTGGCTCAAAGGATACTTCTTCTGAGCCGTTCTGTGTCTACTTTGGGAGGTTGTCCAAAGAGAAAGGGTTGAAGGTGTTGATAGAAGCGGCAAAGGTGTGCGGTCATGAACTGCTGATCATTGGAGACGGTGAGCTCAAATCGTCCCTTGTACGCTACGCAGAGGAATTGGGTGCAGGGAACGTCAGCTTCAGAGATGGAATGGGTTTTGATGAGTTGATGACTACAGTTGGTGCCTCCCTTTTTACGGTCTTCCCCAGTTTGTGTTATGAGACTTTTGGGAGGAGTATTCTGGAGTCTTTTGCTGTGGGTAAGCCTGTTGTGGCTTCAAGAATTGGTGCTGTTAAGGAACTGGTGGACGATGGCGTTGACGGTCTTCTCTGCGAACCGGGTGACTGTGAGGAACTCGCAGAGAAGATGTCTTCGATGTTTTCTTCTAAACAGGCAACAGAGAAGATGGGTCGAAATGGTAGAGCCAAAGCCCTGAGCCGGTTTACGCCGGAAAATCAGTACCAGCACCTCATGCATGTGTGGGAGAGAATCAAGCCATGA